Proteins encoded in a region of the Pirellulaceae bacterium genome:
- a CDS encoding AMP-binding protein: MQKTLVEAFLSNVEHRATNLALVQADNSLTYEDLYSRAAALTALLKDQGISRGDRVLFFMDASADFLSLLIATWSLGAITVLLGRQSKLEQLRYAVDKTQPRLVVCDGPPADTAGLETSTRILHLANYSFEQTAQIDCPREANYASIVFTSGSTGKPKGVTQCHRNLMRGASKVVRYLNIDESDRFKH, from the coding sequence ATGCAAAAAACGCTAGTTGAAGCTTTTCTGTCAAACGTTGAACACCGAGCAACCAATCTAGCCCTTGTTCAAGCCGATAATTCGCTTACCTATGAGGATCTATACTCACGTGCTGCAGCCTTGACGGCGTTGCTGAAAGACCAAGGGATTTCTAGAGGCGATCGAGTGCTATTCTTCATGGACGCCTCGGCTGACTTTTTGTCACTACTGATCGCGACATGGAGTCTGGGCGCTATCACTGTTTTGCTCGGTCGCCAGTCCAAACTTGAACAACTAAGATACGCCGTCGACAAGACGCAACCGAGACTGGTTGTTTGCGATGGCCCACCGGCGGATACAGCCGGACTGGAAACGTCAACACGCATCCTGCATTTAGCGAATTATTCATTCGAACAAACAGCACAAATCGACTGCCCTCGTGAAGCTAACTACGCTTCCATCGTTTTTACTTCTGGATCCACAGGAAAGCCGAAAGGAGTAACGCAGTGCCACAGGAATCTCATGCGTGGCGCATCAAAAGTTGTACGTTATTTAAACATTGATGAAAGCGATCGATTTAAACATTGA
- a CDS encoding sialidase family protein: MNPSYLIAPLLCSLGIVQIVKSDESPPLIASITKETLLRNRDGKGKTWFHPRVCMLPGADQTPIALMTLQEIGGSDYFGQVHWSTSADLGKSWSTPQPIAAFGRETVPQRRDGLKAAVCDVTPQYHPATESVIGLGHVVFYKGDYFARNEQLRRYPIYAVRDKEGHWSDRRILEWDDPRSAYIYSNNCGQRVVLNNGDVQMSFTFGPQAIHRMVAGVRANFDGEQLTVREVGPPLHNPKGRGLLEPSVTRFDNRFWITMRAEDNRGYMSVSEDGLHWSDKRPWCWEDGTSLEMSTTQQHWVTHSDGLFLVYTRKAPENSNVIRWRSPLWIAQVDTKSYCLKRSTEQIVLPIVGDGINQPDKVALMGNFNVTNVNSRESWITVGEMMPRNGYLGDVLLARIRWTKPNKTPIW, from the coding sequence ATGAATCCTTCTTACTTGATCGCCCCTTTACTTTGTAGCCTCGGGATCGTACAGATTGTCAAATCCGACGAGAGCCCACCGCTGATCGCTTCCATCACCAAGGAAACGCTCCTGCGAAATCGTGACGGCAAGGGGAAAACATGGTTTCATCCCAGAGTGTGCATGCTGCCAGGAGCTGATCAAACTCCGATTGCATTGATGACTTTGCAAGAAATTGGCGGCTCCGACTACTTTGGCCAAGTCCACTGGTCCACCTCGGCAGACCTTGGCAAAAGCTGGAGCACTCCCCAGCCAATTGCGGCCTTTGGTCGTGAAACAGTCCCCCAACGACGCGATGGGCTCAAGGCGGCCGTTTGCGACGTCACGCCACAATATCATCCGGCAACGGAATCTGTGATTGGGCTCGGCCATGTCGTGTTCTACAAAGGTGACTACTTCGCCCGCAACGAACAGTTACGTCGCTATCCAATCTATGCGGTTCGAGATAAAGAGGGCCATTGGTCGGATCGCAGGATCCTCGAATGGGACGATCCGCGAAGTGCCTACATCTACTCGAACAACTGCGGACAAAGAGTTGTCCTCAACAATGGCGATGTTCAAATGTCATTTACATTTGGGCCGCAGGCGATCCACCGAATGGTCGCTGGTGTGCGAGCGAATTTTGATGGAGAACAATTGACAGTACGCGAAGTAGGTCCTCCTTTGCACAATCCCAAAGGACGCGGACTGCTTGAGCCTAGCGTCACCCGTTTCGACAATAGATTCTGGATCACCATGCGCGCCGAAGACAATCGCGGCTACATGAGTGTAAGCGAGGACGGACTCCATTGGTCCGACAAGCGGCCCTGGTGTTGGGAGGATGGCACGTCGCTCGAGATGTCAACAACTCAGCAACATTGGGTGACTCACAGCGACGGACTCTTTCTCGTCTACACTCGAAAAGCCCCTGAAAACAGCAACGTCATTCGCTGGCGTTCCCCGCTGTGGATCGCGCAAGTCGACACCAAAAGCTATTGCCTCAAAAGGTCTACCGAGCAGATCGTGCTCCCGATTGTCGGTGATGGCATCAACCAGCCCGACAAGGTTGCATTGATGGGTAACTTCAACGTTACCAATGTGAATTCCCGAGAATCCTGGATTACTGTTGGCGAGATGATGCCGCGCAACGGCTACCTAGGTGATGTGCTGCTCGCTCGCATCCGATGGACAAAACCGAACAAAACGCCAATCTGGTAG